The following proteins are encoded in a genomic region of Terriglobales bacterium:
- a CDS encoding DUF92 domain-containing protein — MLIVPSIAGHWLSLVPTAGSGGLGGRVAVGLGVTLVFALLARWLRAVNWRGAVAGALVTWMVYVGTGPGGFVCVVVVFLLTSLATRFGYRHKQELGTAENREGRSARQVLANLGVAACAGAALLFRPSPLFLLAMAAALAEAAADTVSGEMGQALEPRAYLITSFRPVEPGTNGGVSLSGTMAGCLAALVVAAACAGAYLIRLPWIALVAVAGVLGMMFDSVLGATLERPGRLNNDAVNLLSTLLAAGAAVLIGWL, encoded by the coding sequence ATGCTGATCGTCCCTTCCATCGCCGGTCACTGGCTCTCCCTGGTTCCCACGGCGGGGTCAGGGGGACTCGGGGGCCGGGTCGCGGTGGGCTTGGGCGTGACCCTGGTCTTCGCGCTTCTGGCCCGCTGGCTGCGCGCCGTCAACTGGCGGGGCGCGGTCGCCGGCGCCCTGGTGACCTGGATGGTCTATGTCGGGACCGGGCCCGGAGGCTTCGTCTGCGTGGTCGTGGTCTTCCTGCTGACCTCCCTGGCCACCCGCTTCGGCTACCGTCACAAGCAGGAGTTGGGCACGGCGGAAAACCGGGAAGGACGCTCCGCTCGCCAGGTCCTCGCCAATCTGGGCGTGGCGGCCTGCGCCGGCGCCGCCCTGCTGTTCCGCCCCTCGCCCCTGTTCCTGCTGGCCATGGCGGCGGCGCTGGCTGAGGCCGCCGCCGACACCGTCTCCGGGGAGATGGGTCAGGCGCTGGAGCCGCGCGCCTACCTCATCACCAGCTTCCGCCCGGTGGAGCCCGGCACCAACGGCGGCGTCAGCCTCAGCGGGACCATGGCCGGCTGCCTGGCCGCGCTGGTGGTCGCAGCCGCCTGCGCCGGCGCCTATCTCATTCGCCTGCCCTGGATCGCGCTGGTGGCGGTCGCCGGGGTGCTGGGGATGATGTTCGATAGCGTACTCGGCGCCACCCTGGAGCGTCCGGGGCGGCTGAACAACGACGCCGTCAACCTGCTCAGTACCCTGCTGGCGGCCGGCGCCGCCGTCCTGATCGGCTGGCTGTGA
- a CDS encoding cyclase family protein — protein MRKTRMVVLALLLVAPGFAQTQTRKPAPGAGVTVVDLTHNLSEKSPNWEGTEKSPFEAKQLGRLDQDGYFSRAICLPEHFSTHIDAPAHFASGAWTVDQIPASRLVAPLVVIDVRAQVAGNPDYLVTPGDVAAWEKLHGRIPAGAVVMAFTGWDSRWNSMKDYRNADAKGTMHFPGFAPETAKLLVTERHVVGLGIDTLSIDYGPSPDYPAHRFVLAQNVYQLENVTNLGAVPPAGATLVVGAAKLEGGSGGPVRLLALVRGR, from the coding sequence ATGAGAAAGACACGGATGGTCGTTCTGGCGCTGCTGCTGGTGGCGCCGGGGTTCGCGCAGACCCAGACTCGCAAGCCGGCCCCGGGCGCGGGCGTGACCGTGGTGGACCTGACCCACAACCTCAGCGAGAAGAGCCCTAACTGGGAGGGCACGGAGAAGTCGCCGTTTGAGGCCAAGCAACTGGGCCGCCTCGACCAGGACGGCTACTTCTCGCGCGCCATCTGCCTGCCCGAGCACTTCAGCACCCACATCGACGCCCCCGCGCACTTCGCCTCCGGCGCCTGGACCGTAGACCAGATCCCGGCCTCGCGCCTGGTGGCCCCGCTGGTGGTGATCGACGTGCGCGCCCAGGTCGCCGGCAACCCGGATTACCTGGTCACCCCCGGCGACGTGGCCGCGTGGGAGAAGCTCCACGGGCGCATTCCCGCGGGCGCCGTCGTCATGGCCTTCACCGGCTGGGACAGCCGCTGGAATTCCATGAAGGACTACCGTAACGCCGACGCCAAAGGCACCATGCACTTCCCCGGCTTCGCCCCGGAGACCGCGAAGCTGCTGGTGACGGAGCGCCACGTCGTCGGCCTGGGCATCGACACCCTCAGCATCGACTACGGCCCCTCGCCCGACTATCCTGCGCACCGGTTCGTGCTGGCGCAGAACGTCTATCAACTGGAGAATGTGACCAACCTGGGTGCGGTGCCGCCCGCGGGCGCGACCCTGGTGGTGGGCGCCGCCAAGCTGGAAGGCGGCTCCGGCGGCCCCGTGCGCCTGCTCGCGCTGGTGCGAGGACGGTAG
- a CDS encoding serine hydrolase domain-containing protein: protein MSRLRVLLSIVLLAAGAAGQSLTAAQKSSMDRALSYYLRENKVPGASLAVALDGQVVYANAYGLADVENSVPVRPETVFRSASIAKSMTATAAMQLVERRLLDLDQPIQTYCPAFPAKSWPITSRQLLTHTSGIRHYGGPHAREELTSTAHYADVADALAPFKDDPLLFEPGTRYSYSSFGYDVLGCVLQGAAHRPFLEIVRTGIFEPAGMQGSRDDDPAALIPNRAAGYRLVDGRLQNAPHVDLSNRLPAGGYLNTATDLARFAIAFLDCKLVACSSRDAMLTEARLKNGDRVSYGFGWEVLEDAGRHPTGEYLHVGSSQGASGVLYIVPSRRLAVALLTNLEDVPQRLEIARAIAGIALQDRH, encoded by the coding sequence GTGAGCCGGCTTCGCGTTCTCCTCTCTATCGTGCTGCTCGCCGCCGGCGCGGCCGGGCAGTCGCTGACCGCTGCCCAGAAGAGCAGCATGGACCGCGCCCTCTCCTACTACCTCCGGGAGAACAAGGTGCCGGGCGCGTCGCTGGCCGTCGCCCTCGACGGCCAGGTGGTGTACGCCAATGCCTACGGGCTCGCCGATGTCGAGAACTCGGTGCCGGTGCGCCCGGAAACGGTCTTCCGCAGTGCCTCCATCGCAAAGAGCATGACCGCCACCGCGGCCATGCAGTTGGTGGAGCGCAGGCTGCTCGATCTCGACCAGCCCATCCAGACCTACTGCCCGGCATTCCCGGCCAAGTCCTGGCCCATCACCAGCCGCCAACTGCTGACGCATACATCCGGCATTCGCCATTACGGCGGTCCTCACGCTCGCGAGGAGCTAACCAGCACCGCGCATTACGCCGACGTGGCCGACGCCCTCGCTCCCTTCAAAGATGATCCCCTGCTTTTCGAGCCCGGCACCCGCTACTCCTACAGCAGCTTTGGCTACGACGTGCTCGGCTGCGTCCTGCAGGGAGCGGCGCACCGGCCGTTCCTGGAGATCGTTCGCACCGGGATCTTCGAGCCCGCCGGGATGCAGGGTTCCCGCGACGATGACCCCGCTGCCCTCATCCCCAACCGCGCCGCGGGCTACCGCCTGGTCGATGGCCGGCTGCAGAACGCGCCCCATGTGGACCTGAGCAACCGCCTCCCCGCCGGGGGATACCTCAACACCGCGACCGACCTGGCGCGCTTCGCGATCGCCTTCCTCGATTGCAAGCTGGTGGCCTGCTCCTCCCGGGATGCCATGCTCACGGAAGCCCGCCTGAAGAATGGCGATAGGGTGAGCTACGGATTCGGCTGGGAGGTGCTGGAAGATGCCGGCCGGCATCCCACGGGGGAGTACCTCCACGTGGGCTCCAGCCAGGGCGCGAGCGGCGTGCTCTACATCGTCCCATCCCGGCGGCTGGCGGTGGCGTTGCTCACCAATCTCGAGGACGTACCCCAGCGCCTGGAGATCGCCCGCGCCATCGCGGGGATCGCGTTGCAGGACAGGCACTAG
- a CDS encoding YdcF family protein gives MSPAPSTRAKPRRHWFLWLLLCALVGAAAFAAVTCTDIVVQGERDESRPADAIVVFGAAEYSGKPSPVFRARLDHAYTLFERHLAPYVIVTGGAGGDPKFSEGGVGRQYLEERGVPEDQIIAETQGDNTLESAERIAVIMKANRLRTCDAVSDGYHMFRLKKMLEREGIVAYAAPRPELHPPDRWRRALLVARELASYTLWRLHIPRSLELGVSS, from the coding sequence ATGAGCCCCGCTCCTTCCACTCGCGCGAAGCCCCGCCGGCACTGGTTCCTGTGGCTCTTGCTGTGCGCGCTGGTGGGTGCGGCAGCGTTTGCGGCCGTCACCTGCACCGACATCGTGGTGCAGGGGGAGCGCGACGAGAGCCGCCCGGCCGACGCGATCGTCGTGTTTGGCGCGGCCGAGTACTCGGGCAAGCCCTCGCCCGTCTTCCGCGCCCGCCTCGACCACGCCTACACGCTCTTTGAGCGCCACCTGGCGCCCTACGTGATCGTGACCGGGGGAGCGGGCGGTGATCCCAAGTTCAGCGAGGGCGGAGTGGGGCGCCAGTACCTGGAGGAGCGCGGCGTCCCCGAGGACCAGATCATCGCCGAGACCCAGGGCGACAACACCCTGGAATCCGCGGAACGCATCGCGGTGATCATGAAGGCCAACCGGCTGCGCACCTGCGACGCGGTGAGTGATGGCTACCACATGTTCCGCCTGAAGAAGATGCTGGAGCGCGAGGGCATCGTGGCCTACGCCGCCCCCCGCCCGGAGCTTCATCCCCCCGACCGCTGGCGGCGGGCACTGCTGGTGGCGCGCGAGCTGGCCAGCTACACCCTGTGGCGCCTGCACATACCCAGGAGTTTGGAGCTAGGAGTTAGTAGTTAG
- a CDS encoding L-threonylcarbamoyladenylate synthase, translated as MPAEIIRINPTSPEASLVQYAAEQLRAGQVLGMPTDTFYGLAADPFNLRAVEHIYLVKTRSRHKPLSLLIESIDQAEDLARPLPEHFYALARKFWPGPLTLIVQAASRLPLKVTANTGNVALRVPAAAIPLAVMRAAGVPITATSANLSGAAECTTAEGVQQQLGTRIPLIVDGGPSPRSVASTIVDLSHEEEWHVQREGAIPAQEIKDLLSQFPG; from the coding sequence TTGCCCGCCGAGATCATCAGGATCAACCCCACCAGCCCGGAGGCCAGCCTGGTCCAGTACGCGGCCGAGCAGTTGCGCGCCGGGCAGGTGCTGGGCATGCCCACCGACACCTTCTACGGGCTGGCCGCCGATCCCTTCAACCTGCGCGCGGTGGAGCACATCTACCTGGTGAAGACGCGCTCGCGCCACAAGCCGCTCTCGCTGCTGATCGAGAGCATCGACCAGGCGGAAGACCTGGCGCGGCCCCTGCCTGAACATTTCTATGCGCTGGCGCGGAAGTTCTGGCCAGGCCCGCTCACGCTGATCGTGCAGGCGGCCTCGCGCCTGCCGTTGAAGGTGACGGCCAACACCGGCAACGTGGCCCTGCGTGTGCCCGCCGCCGCCATCCCTCTCGCGGTGATGCGCGCCGCGGGGGTGCCCATCACCGCCACCTCCGCCAACCTGAGCGGCGCCGCCGAGTGCACCACCGCCGAGGGCGTACAGCAGCAGTTGGGCACCCGCATCCCCCTGATCGTGGACGGCGGGCCCTCGCCGCGCAGCGTGGCTTCCACCATCGTCGATCTCTCCCACGAAGAGGAGTGGCACGTGCAGCGCGAGGGCGCCATCCCTGCGCAGGAGATCAAAGACCTGCTCTCCCAGTTCCCGGGATGA
- a CDS encoding RNA methyltransferase — MTEATHPRLRRVSSPQNALVKGLRRACARGQLTDDGYCAIESPHIVDEAIRSGLRFQALFLSESAMKGAGAKLLPQIGAHTEVLVLPDAVFNAAVATESPQGVAALVKLEDFKLDDLLRPREPLLVAACGIQDPGNLGTLLRSAEAFEVSGVLLGEKTVGRANPKLVRASAGSLFRLPMVEVKLEEAAETLRARGLRLLATSSHRGTPLDQARLTGALALFIGSEGAGVPRELLKKMDEVLVIPHSPRVESLNAGVAASILLYEAARQRAKNAE; from the coding sequence ATGACCGAAGCCACCCATCCCCGGCTGCGGCGCGTCTCCAGCCCGCAGAACGCGCTGGTCAAGGGATTGCGCCGCGCCTGCGCCCGCGGCCAGCTCACCGACGATGGCTATTGCGCCATCGAGAGCCCGCATATCGTGGATGAGGCCATCCGCAGCGGCCTGCGCTTCCAGGCGCTCTTCCTCAGCGAGTCGGCAATGAAGGGAGCGGGCGCGAAGCTCTTGCCGCAGATCGGCGCGCACACCGAGGTGCTGGTGCTGCCCGACGCCGTCTTCAACGCCGCCGTGGCCACCGAGAGCCCCCAGGGCGTGGCCGCGCTGGTCAAGCTCGAGGACTTCAAGCTCGACGACCTGCTGCGCCCGCGTGAGCCCCTGCTCGTCGCCGCGTGCGGCATCCAGGATCCCGGCAACCTGGGCACCCTGCTGCGCTCCGCCGAAGCCTTCGAGGTCAGCGGCGTGCTGCTGGGCGAGAAGACGGTGGGTCGCGCCAATCCCAAGCTGGTGCGCGCCTCGGCGGGCTCGCTCTTCCGCCTGCCCATGGTCGAGGTCAAGCTGGAGGAGGCGGCCGAGACGCTGCGCGCTCGCGGCCTGCGCCTGCTGGCCACCTCGTCGCACCGCGGCACCCCTCTCGACCAGGCCAGGCTTACCGGCGCGCTGGCTCTCTTCATCGGCAGCGAGGGCGCGGGTGTCCCCCGCGAACTGCTCAAAAAGATGGACGAGGTGCTGGTCATCCCGCACTCGCCGCGGGTGGAATCGCTCAACGCGGGCGTGGCCGCGAGTATCCTCTTATATGAGGCCGCTCGCCAGCGTGCCAAGAATGCAGAATGA
- a CDS encoding replication-associated recombination protein A has translation MSLFQPTPSPEGVDRSRPLADRMRPRTLEEFVGQEHILAPGKALRLQIERDDPGSLLFWGPPGVGKTTLAKIIARMTRSEFIEFSAVLSGIKEIKQVMADAEKARQYGTRTIVFIDEIHRFNKAQQDAFLPHVERGNIRLIGATTENPSFEIIGALLSRCRVYVLNPLSEEQIVALLRRALEDKERGLGQTPVTVADDVLRKIAAYASGDARSAYNVLEVAANTALAQSGREITDQIVHDALQRRVLLYDKAGEEHYNLISALHKSVRNSDPDAALYWLGRMLEAGEDPLYVARRVVRMAVEDIGLADPQALALTMAARDAVDFIGMPEGNLALAEAVVYLSLAPKSNALYTAYGKVQQDVEQTAAEPVPLHIRNAPTALMKGLGYGKGYQYAHDLEEKVADMECLPDNLRGRRYYHPTSEGVEERIRKRLEEIRKLRGKDSPRKHGDTE, from the coding sequence TTGAGCCTCTTCCAGCCAACTCCGAGCCCCGAGGGCGTGGACCGCAGCCGCCCGCTGGCCGACCGCATGCGCCCGCGCACCCTGGAGGAGTTCGTCGGGCAGGAGCACATCCTCGCCCCGGGCAAGGCGCTGCGCCTGCAGATCGAGCGCGACGATCCCGGCTCCCTGCTCTTCTGGGGGCCGCCGGGAGTGGGCAAGACCACGCTCGCCAAGATCATCGCGCGCATGACCCGCTCCGAGTTCATCGAGTTCTCCGCCGTGCTCTCGGGCATCAAGGAGATCAAGCAGGTCATGGCCGACGCCGAGAAGGCGCGCCAGTACGGCACCCGCACCATCGTCTTCATCGACGAGATCCACCGCTTCAACAAGGCCCAGCAGGACGCCTTCCTGCCGCACGTGGAGAGGGGCAACATCCGGCTGATCGGGGCGACCACCGAGAACCCTTCCTTCGAGATCATCGGGGCGCTGCTCTCGCGCTGCCGCGTCTATGTGCTCAACCCGCTCAGCGAGGAGCAGATCGTCGCCCTGCTGCGGCGCGCGCTCGAGGACAAGGAGCGCGGCCTGGGGCAGACCCCGGTCACCGTCGCCGACGACGTGCTGCGCAAGATCGCCGCCTACGCGAGCGGCGATGCGCGTTCCGCCTACAACGTGCTCGAGGTCGCCGCCAATACCGCGCTGGCCCAGTCCGGCAGGGAGATCACCGACCAGATCGTGCACGACGCCCTGCAGCGCCGCGTCCTGCTCTACGACAAGGCCGGCGAAGAGCACTACAACCTCATCTCCGCGCTGCACAAGTCGGTGCGCAACTCCGATCCCGACGCCGCCCTCTACTGGCTGGGCAGGATGCTCGAGGCAGGCGAAGACCCGCTCTACGTCGCCCGCCGCGTGGTGCGCATGGCGGTGGAAGACATCGGCCTGGCCGACCCCCAGGCCCTGGCCCTCACCATGGCGGCGCGCGATGCCGTGGACTTCATCGGCATGCCCGAAGGCAACCTGGCGCTGGCCGAGGCCGTCGTCTATCTCTCGCTCGCGCCCAAGTCCAACGCCCTCTACACCGCCTACGGGAAGGTGCAGCAGGACGTGGAGCAGACCGCCGCCGAGCCCGTCCCCCTGCACATCCGCAACGCACCCACCGCGCTCATGAAGGGCCTGGGCTACGGCAAGGGCTACCAGTACGCCCACGATCTGGAAGAGAAGGTGGCCGACATGGAGTGCCTGCCCGACAACCTGCGCGGGCGCCGCTACTATCATCCGACCAGCGAAGGCGTCGAAGAGCGTATCCGCAAGCGCCTGGAAGAGATCCGCAAGCTGCGCGGCAAGGACTCACCGCGGAAGCACGGAGACACGGAGTAA
- a CDS encoding CoA-binding protein, which translates to MPSAFTQADPIGEMLKRAKTIAVVGLSSSPLRPSYGVAAYLQQQGYRIIPVNPNIRGALGEKAWPSLGDAPEKIDIVNVFRRPQFVPEVVDAAIRLQVPCVWMQEDVVHDEAAEKARRAGIFVVMDRCILKEHRARFR; encoded by the coding sequence AGGCCGACCCGATCGGCGAGATGCTGAAGAGAGCCAAGACCATCGCCGTGGTCGGGCTCTCTTCCAGCCCGCTGCGTCCCAGCTACGGCGTGGCCGCCTACCTGCAGCAGCAGGGGTACCGCATCATTCCCGTGAATCCCAACATCCGCGGGGCACTGGGCGAGAAAGCGTGGCCTTCGCTCGGGGACGCGCCGGAGAAGATCGACATCGTGAACGTCTTCCGCCGGCCCCAGTTCGTCCCCGAGGTGGTGGACGCCGCCATCCGGCTGCAGGTGCCCTGCGTCTGGATGCAGGAGGACGTGGTGCACGACGAGGCGGCGGAGAAGGCGCGCCGCGCCGGCATCTTCGTGGTCATGGACCGCTGCATCCTGAAGGAACACCGGGCGCGCTTCCGGTAG